The following are encoded in a window of Poecile atricapillus isolate bPoeAtr1 chromosome 21, bPoeAtr1.hap1, whole genome shotgun sequence genomic DNA:
- the LOC131587082 gene encoding multidrug and toxin extrusion protein 2-like has protein sequence MAAARCLREARRLLPAGARQECFELARLAGPVFFAQLLGFLISVVSSIFCGHLGKAELDAVTLAVSVINVTGISIGSGLASACDTLMTQTYGSKNLKQVGTILQRGILILLLFCFPCWALFINTERILLLIRQDAEVSRLTQLYVMIFIPALPAAFLYQLLTRYLLSQEIIMPQVVTGIAANILNAAMNAFLLYALKLGLVGSAWANMVSQYTQVILLVLYMWWKKIHVKTWGGWSRECLVDWGSFIWLAVPGMVMMCIEWWTFEIGSFLAGLIGVVELGAQSVIYVLACVAYMVPLGISVAASVRVGNALGAGDVEQAKTSCITALLCTGVFAVVVAALLGSLRDVVGYIFTNDKEIVSLVSKVMLIFAPFHLLDATAATCGGVLRGTGRQKLGAIANAVGYYTIGFPIGISLMFAAKMGVLGLWVGMIICISVQALSFLAFVIRMDWRKAAEEAQVRAGKKEQVEDVNSNGTAANKTSAMGYTSLDTDTGDTTVLPESIVVGERQPDHELTTQEELVVVPVLPPVAWRSVILRRVLAAAAAITVLLVGILVRLLTGNG, from the exons ATGGCGGCAGCGCGGTGCCTGCGGGAAGCCCGGCGCCTCCTGCCCGCGGGAGCACGGCAGGAGTGCTTCGAGCTGGCCCGGCTGGCGGGACCCGTG TTCTTTGCCCAGCTGCTGGGGTTCCTGATCAGCGTGGTCAGCTCCATCTTCTGTGGCCACCTGGGGAAAGCCGAGCTGGATGCTGTCACCCTGGCTGTGTCC GTTATCAACGTGACAGGCATCTCCATCGGTTCTGGCTTAGCCTCAGCATGTGACACGCTGATGACCCAG ACGTATGGCAGCAAGAACCTGAAGCAGGTGGGCACCATCCTGCAGCGGGGcatcctcatcctgctgctgttctgcttcCCTTGCTGGGCCCTCTTCATCAACACTGAGAGGATCCTCCTGCTCATCCGGCAAGACGCCGAGGTCTCCAG GTTAACTCAGCTCTACGTGATGATCTTTATTCCAGCACTTCCT GCGGCGTTTCTGTACCAGCTGCTGACAAGATATTTACTGAGTCAG GAGATCATTATGCCTCAGGTGGTGACAGGGATTGCAGCCAACATCCTCAATGCGGCCATGAACGCCTTCCTCCTCTATGCTCTGAAGCTGGGCTTGGT GGGCTCTGCCTGGGCCAACATGGTTTCTCAGTACACCCAGGTCATCCTCCTCGTTCTTTACATGTGGTGGAAGAAGATCCATGTGAAGACCTGGGGAG GTTGGAGTAGGGAGTGCCTCGTGGACTGGGGCTCCTTCATCTggctggcagtgcctggcaTGGTCATGATGTGTATTGAGTGGTGGACCTTTGAGATTGGGAGCTTCTTGGCTG GGCTGATCGGTGTGGTGGAGCTGGGTGCACAATCTGTCATCTATGTGCTCGCCTGTGTCGCATACATG GTGCCTCTGGGCATCAGCGTGGCTGCAAGTGTCAGAGTAGGGAATGCCTTGGGAGCAGGGGATGTGGAGCAAGCCAAGACCTCCTGCATCACTGCACTGCTGTGCACAG gagtTTTCGCCGTGGTGGTTGCAGCATTACTGGGGAGCCTAAGGGATGTGGTGGGATACATCTTCACCAATGACAA GGAGATTGTCAGCTTGGTGTCCAAAGTGATGCTCATCTTTGCTCCTTTCCACTTGCTGGATGCAACAGCA GCGACGTGTGGCGGGGTGCTGCGAGGCACAGGCAGGCAGAAGCTGGGCGCCATCGCCAACGCCGTGGGATATTACACCATCGGCTTCCCCATCGGCATCTCCCTGATGTTTGCAGCCAAGATGGGGGTGTTAG GTCTGTGGGTTGGGATGATCATTTGCATCTCCGTGCAAGCCCTTTCCTTCTTGGCTTTTGTTATCCGAATGGATTGGAGGAAAGCTGCAGAGGAG GCTCAAGTCCGAGctggaaagaaagaacaagtggAAGATGTGAACTCCAATGGCACAGCTGCTAACAAAACATCTGCTATGG GTTACACCTCCCTTGACacggacaccggggacaccacGGTCCTGCCTGAGAGCATCGTGGTGGGCGAGAGGCAGCCTGACCATGAGCTCACCACACAGGAGGAGCTGGTTGTTGTCCCTGTTCTTCCTCCTGTGGCGTGGAGGTCTGTGATCCTCCGCCgtgtgctggctgctgctgctgccatcaccGTCCTGCTGGTGGGAATTCTGGTCCGGCTCCTGACTGGCAATGGCTAA